Proteins encoded together in one Glandiceps talaboti chromosome 11, keGlaTala1.1, whole genome shotgun sequence window:
- the LOC144442080 gene encoding acetylserotonin O-methyltransferase-like, translating into MNNLNGTNLKNGVAGIFDLISGFQKSKVLFTACEFGIFDLMSKKSKQQMTAEQVALDISTDTDATERLLDACVSLGLLNKTVRDDELATYSNTKLSAEYLSADKAMSLKGLALFANRTTWPLMTNLEHAVREGKEQRQRSFGANGDKLYEKVYSEEQRTINFIGGMHGFGLMSAKSVARAFDLSEFKRVCDFGGGSGALAHEMSLVYPDMSITVLDLPPVVKVSKYFKPNDGVERSVDFMAGDFFKNDLPEADLYVYSLILHNWPEEKIHILLEKTYKALKPGGAILIAEHLYNDEKSGPSHAALRCMMMLAGTEGKERSGKEYRQLLELHGFDDVRVKYTGHFQDLVLARRA; encoded by the exons atgaataatttgaatGGCACCAACTTAAAGAACGGTGTAGCTGGTATCTTTGACCTAATCAGTGGATTTCAGAAATCAAAG GTCCTTTTTACAGCATGTGAATTTGGAATCTTTGATCTTATGTCGAAGAAGTCAAAACAACAGATGACAGCCGAACAAGTAGCCTTAGATATATCAACAGACACAGATGCAACAGAAAGACTTCTTGACGCATGTGTCAGTTTGGGTCTACTCAACAAAACTGTGAGAGATGACGAACTAG ctacatattcaaacacaaaattatcaGCTGAATATCTCTCTGCCGATAAAGCCATGTCCCTGAAAGGCCTGGCGTTGTTTGCAAACAGGACAACCTGGCCACTCATGACCAACTTAGAACATGCTGTCAGAGAAGGCAAGGAACAACGACAGCGTTCATTCGGAGCCAATGGTGacaaactatatgaaaaggtTTACTCTGAAGAACAACGGACGATTAATTTCATTGGTGGAATGCATGGATTTGGACTGATGTCTGCAAAGTCTGTGGCCAGAGCGTTTGATCTATCCGAGTTTAAAAGGGTGTGTGATTTCGGAG GCGGCAGTGGAGCTCTGGCCCACGAAATGAGTCTGGTATATCCTGACATGTCTATCACCGTACTGGATTTACCACCGGTTGTCAAGGTTTCCAAATACTTCAAACCCAACGATGGAGTAGAACGTAGTGTCGATTTCATGGCGGGAGATTTCTTCAAAAACGATTTACCAGAGGCAGATCTTTACGTCTATTCATTAATCCTTCATAACTGGCCAGAGGAGAAAATCCACATACTTCTAGAAAAAACATACAAAGCTTTAAAACCAG GCGGCGCTATCCTCATTGCTGAACACCTTTACAACGACGAAAAGAGCGGACCTTCACACGCAGCACTCCGATGCATGATGATGTTGGCTGGCACAGAAGGCAAGGAAAGATCAGGAAAGGAATACAGACAACTCTTAGAACTGCACGGATTTGATGATGTACGGGTTAAATATACAGGCCACTTTCAAGATCTTGTTTTGGCGAGACGTGCCTGA